A part of Acropora palmata chromosome 6, jaAcrPala1.3, whole genome shotgun sequence genomic DNA contains:
- the LOC141885389 gene encoding serine/threonine-protein kinase mos-like, which translates to MRMHNQESEQTLSRIDVNDVSVIRLLGSGGFGSVYEAMYNDSKVALKKFHTNTRNKKAAMQSYQAEVHQEVFSLKHPNIVRVLGCNMAQSLEDQPIVVMEFVSPKNLQHVLDDGEEKIDFKRRVTFAYEVSIALEYIHENRIVHLDLKPANVLISNEGHCKLADFGCCQIIQERPNTPSRSYLTGTFAYRAPELLKGGNPSFKADVFSFGICLWQLWSREIPYKLQNHQIVIFRVVACNLRPEIPEGNDIDNRYRELMTSSWSGDPTDRPSMSEIVNLLKGWLV; encoded by the coding sequence atgagaatGCATAATCAGGAATCAGAACAAACATTATCTCGAATCGACGTGAACGATGTTTCAGTTATTCGTCTATTAGGTTCCGGTGGGTTTGGCTCCGTGTATGAGGCGATGTATAACGACTCCAAAGTCGCACTGAAGAAATTTCACACCAACACTCGCAACAAGAAGGCTGCGATGCAAAGCTATCAGGCCGAGGTGCACCAAGAGGTCTTCTCGCTGAAACATCCAAACATTGTGCGGGTGTTGGGTTGCAATATGGCGCAAAGCCTAGAAGACCAACCAATTGTCGTTATGGAGTTCGTGAGCCCAAAAAATCTACAACACGTTCTTGACGACGGCGAAGAAAAGATCGATTTTAAACGCCGTGTGACCTTTGCATACGAAGTGTCAATAGCTCTAGAATACATTCACGAGAACAGAATAGTCCATCTTGACCTCAAACCTGCAAATGTGCTGATTAGCAACGAAGGTCACTGCAAACTCGCGGACTTTGGCTGCTGTCAAATCATCCAGGAACGACCAAACACGCCCTCAAGATCATACCTGACTGGTACTTTTGCTTACCGTGCGCCTGAGCTATTGAAAGGAGGAAACCCAAGTTTTAAGGCCGACGTATTTTCTTTCGGAATCTGTTTATGGCAATTGTGGTCGCGAGAAATACCATATAAACTGCAGAACCACCAAATAGTCATTTTTCGCGTCGTTGCTTGCAATCTTCGTCCCGAGATCCCGGAAGGGAATGATATTGACAACCGATACAGGGAGCTTATGACGTCATCGTGGTCCGGCGACCCAACGGATCGACCGTCTATGTCGGAGATAGTGAACTTGCTAAAAGGCTGGCTCGTATGA
- the LOC141885206 gene encoding monocarboxylate transporter 8-like produces the protein MVHPRDGKWSWFVCLSAAFSWFAALGFVFSFGIFFPVFMDYFQESREKTAWVGSLAIALVFFAGHLSGALVRRFGCRFATLLGGFLCTMSLLISSFVTSILHLYLTYSLLFGLGSSFMFSSSLVIVSKYFEKRRSLATGIMTLGQGCGVLILGPVLQKSIDHLGWRTTFRIMSTVVPALCLFGLTYSPNVESEAVNNAETQEKKNRCDIDLSIWKERTFIAVTLSASIMMFGHYVPQIHLVQYCEDIGIDTDAASTLFVYYGAASCVGRIVSGRVLDLPRVNKFYVYQAAELVVGIGTLLVTLATSYLHIAIFIAVYGFCDGVFITSLNVLLMKCVSPSKTSLAIAWEMQMSSFFQASGPPVAGLMADFYKSYTPAFYMAGAVVLVGACLPFMLLCSKNERKGPTPDHFCDTMYSVNAGSVSDSFWL, from the exons ATGGTTCATCCACGGGATGGTAAATGGTCATGGTTTGTTTGTCTGTCTGCAGCTTTTTCCTGGTTCGCAGCTTTGGGAtttgtgtttagtttcggcaTCTTCTTTCCGGTGTTTATGGACTACTTTCAAGAATCCAGAGAAAAAACAG CTTGGGTTGGTTCACTTGCCATAGCTCTCGTGTTCTTTGCCGGACATCTGTCAGGAGCCCTTGTGCGCCGATTTGGCTGCCGATTCGCTACATTGCTTGGCGGGTTTCTGTGCACTATGAGCCTCCTCATCTCCTCCTTTGTGACAAGTATCCTACATCTTTATCTAACCTACAGCCTCCTTTTTGGCTTGGGATCAAGTTTCATGTTTTCCTCAAGCCTAGTTATCGTCAGCAAGTACTTTGAAAAGAGGCGATCGTTGGCAACTGGAATCATGACTTTGGGGCAAGGATGCGGGGTTCTTATTCTGGGGCCCGTTTTGCAGAAATCTATTGACCACCTTGGCTGGCGAACCACTTTTCGAATAATGTCCACAGTAGTGCCTGCACTTTGTTTATTTGGACTTACATACAGTCCCAATGTAGAAAGTGAAGCGGTTAACAATGCTGAGactcaagagaaaaaaaacagatgCGATATTGATTTATCGATTTGGAAAGAGCGGACGTTTATAGCTGTTACCTTATCAGCATCGATTATGATGTTTGGTCACTACGTACCACAAATTCACTTG GTTCAGTATTGTGAAGACATAGGAATAGATACCGATGCAGCATCTACACTGTTTGTCTATTACGGCGCAGCATCCTGCGTTGGGAGGATTGTGTCTGGTCGAGTCTTGGATCTTCCAAGAGTGAATAAATTCTATGTGTACCAAGCTGCCGAACTGGTGGTGGGAATTGGGACCCTACTCGTAACCTTGGCAACGTCCTATCTTCACATAGCTATTTTCATTGCAGTATATGGGTTTTGTGACGGTGTTTTTATTACTTCCTTGAATGTTCTTCTTATGAAATGTGTCAGCCCATCGAAAACGTCTCTTGCCATTGCCTGGGAAATGCAAATGAGCTCGTTTTTCCAAGCCAGCGGTCCTCCCGTAGCAG gacTTATGGCTGATTTTTATAAGTCATACACTCCTGCCTTTTACATGGCTGGTGCTGTAGTGCTGGTAGGAGCTTGTTTACCTTTTATGTTGTTGTGTTCCAAGAATGAGAGGAAAGGACCCACGCCGGATCACTTCTGCGACACAATGTACAGCGTAAATGCAGGATCAGTTAGTGATTCCTTTTGGCTGTAA
- the LOC141884735 gene encoding vigilin-like: MDTTISNGSPPPCEVHGQEIDSVYSDGGFIPQSDVNDHYEDEISEIDLEGYQPTYAEAFPPLPSTHVQNSAPNDTASKWRTATGPIRSTTVTQVFRVPLEERRYKKPNESAFGDDRQRDICRDIMAKTGAAIEISSGKDQGLTIMVTGKPELLAKARRMVLTQLQTQANVEISIPREHHKFILGKGGKVLQQLELQTATKITMPRDGSDIIKIVGTKEGVDSARHEIQVISDEQAKLAFERLNIEHVFHPFISGAIAASIMDQTGARINIPPQSAKKDEITIAGEKEGVAKAKETVMEIYEEKKRRTTTVSIEVKKSQHKYVIGPRGGTLQEILSMTGVSVEMPPLDSDLETITLRGEPDKLGGALTQVYEKASSVVSADVGAPRWLHRFIIGRKGQNIRKITQDLPKVHVEFSDEKDSVSLEGPPQEVEKARESLETFIHELKASMDFAEISVDHKYHPHIIGKNGANVNRIKNETGTSILIPSNNEHSNILRIEGSPKGVASAKEEIMQMVKKLENEKTKDVLIEQRFHRAIIGTKGEKIREIRDKHPEVQISFPDAGRKSDIVNLRGPRTDVENVYTFLKKMNAELIAANYRVEVPIFKQFHKNVIGRGGTTIKKIREETDTKIELPSEGSDSDVIVITGHKAQVEAARDRITAIQNELANVTQVEVNIPHKHHNAVIGAKGRLIRSIMDDCGGVSIKFPPEGSNSDTVLIRGPKDDVEKAKMQLLEILNEKEINSFTAEIRAKPQHHRFLIGRGGANIKKVRESTGARIVFPTLSDDDKELIIIIGKKDGVEAAKQELLKAIKDLDNIVEGEVHVDPKHHKYFVAKRGEKLREIGEDFGGVVVSFPRNGVISDRVVLKGAKDCIEGAKKRILEIVDELESMVSVECVVAQKYHRNIMGAKGVNVQKVTSEHSVQIKFPDRDPANRGQGMMNGNSSPVEENGEEPGSPPASPRKCDVITIIGSKDNAEAAKQALLDLVPVTEVLSIPYDYHRFIIGAKGANVRQMMDECDVNISIPPSRDESDQVTIIGTRPKVNKAIEALQQKVAEIEAENEDRQLRNFKMEVNIASSYHPKIIGRKGMVIQKIRTDHGVQIQFPPVNAPDSDPDRIILTGYEHNCEAAKEAILNKVKELEDQVSVEVLIDPRVHRRLIGAKGRAIRKFMETYKVDIRFPSLNTSDPVVISGHEDNVEEAKDQLLLLEEEYMQDVREEIEDHDLVNHYLNPPSKQSNQVGFVVRDAPWDNVKRSDVKRKEPQAQSKPSAQEKPLPPDTNNIADFPCIGSSAASPRPTAWGPSRR; the protein is encoded by the exons ATGGACACGACGATATCAAATGGGTCGCCACCTCCTTGCGAGGTCCACGGTCAAGAAATCGACTCGGTGTATAGCGATGGAGGCTTCATCCCACAGTCTGATGTGAACGACCATTATGAAGACGAAATTAGTGAAATAGATCTGGAAGGTTATCAACCGACATATGCCGAAGCCTTTCCACCTCTGCCTAGCACTCACGTTCAAAATTCTGCTCCCAACGACACTGCATCAAAATGGCGTACAGCGACTGGTCCTATTCGTTCGACAACAGTAACTCAG GTGTTTCGTGTTCCTTTGGAAGAGCGCCGTTACAAGAAACCTAATGAGAGTGCTTTTGGAGATGATCGTCAGCGAGACATTTGTCGTGATATCATGGCAAAGACAGGTGCTGCAATTGAAATCAGTTCTGGCAAAGATCAAGGCTTGACAATCATGGTGACTGGAAAACCAGAATTACTGGCCAAAGCTAGGCGTATGGTGCTTACACAACTTCAAACACAG GCCAATGTTGAGATCAGCATTCCACGAGAGCATCACAAATTCATTCTTGGTAAAGGAGGCAAGGTGCTGCAACAGTTGGAGCTGCAGACTGCAACAAAGATCACCATGCCAAGGGATGGATCTGATATCATCAAAATTGTTGGCACAAAGGAAGGTGTGGACAGTGCACGGCATGAAATACAAGTCATTTCTGATGAACAG GCTAAGCTGGCTTTTGAGCGACTGAACATTGAACATGTCTTCCACCCATTTATTTCTGGAGCCATTGCAGCATCTATCATGGACCAGACTGGGGCTCGTATAAACATCCCTCCACAATCAGCTAAGAAAGATGAGATCACCATTGCTGGAGAGAAAGAAGGTGTGGCAAAGGCAAAGGAAACAGTTATGGAAATCTATGAGGAAAAGAAACGCAGGACAACCACTGTGTCCATTGAGGTCAAGAAGTCACAGCATAAGTATGTGATTGGACCTCGTGGTGGAACTTTGCAGGAGATTCTCTCTATGACTG GTGTTTCTGTGGAGATGCCACCCCTTGACAGTGACCTGGAAACCATTACCTTGCGTGGGGAACCTGACAAGCTTGGAGGAGCTTTGACACAAGTGTATGAGAAAGCAAGCAGTGTTGTTTCTGCTGATGTTGGTGCTCCTCGCTGGCTACACCGTTTCATCATTGGCAGAAAGGGACAGAATATACGTAAAATAACACAGGATTTACCCAAG GTTCATGTTGAATTCAGTGATGAGAAGGACAGTGTTTCCCTTGAGGGACCCCCACAGGAAGTGGAGAAGGCAAGGGAATCTCTGGAAACCTTCATACATGAATTG aAAGCTTCAATGGATTTTGCAGAAATCTCTGTGGACCACAAGTATCACCCTCACATAATTGGCAAGAATGGAGCAAATG tAAACCGCATCAAGAATGAGACAGGAACATCCATTTTGATCCCATCAAATAATGAGCATAGTAACATCCTGAGGATTGAAGGGTCACCCAAGGGCGTGGCATCAGCCAAAGAGGAAATCATGCAGATGGTGAAGAAACTG GAAAATGAGAAGACTAAAGATGTGCTCATTGAACAGCGATTTCACCGGGCAATAATTGGTACCAAGGGAGAGAAAATTCGAGAGATCCGTGACAAACATCCAGAAGTACAGATATCTTTCCCTGATGCAGGCAGAAAAAGTGATATTGTGAATTTACGCGGACCACGAACAGATGTGGAGAATGTCTATACCTTCCTCAAGAAAATGAATGCAGAACTG ATTGCCGCAAACTACCGCGTTGAAGTCCCAATCTTCAAGCAATTtcacaaaaatgttattgGCCGAGGTGGTACAACCATCAAGAAG ATTCGCGAGGAAACTGATACCAAGATTGAGTTGCCATCAGAGGGAAGCGATAGTGATGTCATCGTCATAACCGGACACAAGGCACAAGTTGAAGCAGCGCGTGATCGCATTACTGCCATACAAAATGAGCTG GCAAACGTGACGCAGGTTGAGGTGAATATTCCACATAAGCATCACAACGCAGTGATTGGTGCCAAGGGTCGGCTCATCCGCTCCATTATGGATGATTGCGGCGGGGTTAGCATTAAGTTCCCACCAGAAGGCAGCAACAGTGACACAGTGCTGATCCGTGGACCAAAGGATGATGTGGAAAAGGCCAAGATGCAACTTCTGGAGATTCTAAACGAGAAG GAAATTAACAGTTTCACAGCCGAGATACGCGCCAAACCGCAGCATCATCGCTTTCTGATCGGTCGAGGTGGAGCTAATATAAAGAAAGTACGAGAGAGCACTGGTGCGAGGATTGTATTCCCAACATTGAGCGATGATGATAAAGAactaatcataataattgGAAAGAAAGATGGCGTGGAGGCTGCCAAGCAGGAGCTTTTGAAAGCTATTAAAGATCTG GACAACATTGTTGAAGGAGAAGTACATGTTGACCCCAAACACCACAAATACTTTGTGGCCAAGCGAGGCGAGAAACTGCGCGAGATTGGTGAAGATTTTGGCGGCGTGGTGGTCAGCTTTCCAAGAAACGGAGTCATTTCCGACCGTGTGGTTCTTAAAGGAGCCAAGGATTGCATCGAAGGAGCTAAGAAGAGAATCCTGGAAATCGTGGACGAGCTCGAATCGATGGTCTCCGTAGAATGCGTGGTTGCGCAGAAGTACCATCGAAACATCATGGGAGCCAAGGGCGTCAACGTGCAAAAGGTCACTTCAGAGCACAGCGTTCAGATCAAGTTTCCAGACAGGGATCCTGCCAACAGAGGTCAGGGCATGATGAATGGCAACTCATCGCCTGTTGAGGAAAACGGAGAAGAGCCCGGCTCTCCACCTGCAAGCCCCCGCAAGTGTGATGTTATCACTATCATTGGTTCCAAAGACAATGCCGAGGCTGCGAAGCAAGCGTTGTTG GATTTGGTCCCCGTTACCGAGGTCCTCTCGATCCCGTATGACTACCACCGCTTCATTATCGGTGCGAAGGGAGCCAATGTACGTCAGATGATGGACGAATGTGATGTCAACATTTCCATACCCCCCTCCAGGGACGAGTCTGACCAGGTCACCATCATTGGTACACGCCCTAAAGTCAACAAGGCGATTGAGGCCCTGCAGCAGAAGGTGGCTGAGATAGAAGCAGAAAATGAGGACCGG CAATTGCGCAATTTCAAGATGGAGGTCAACATTGCCAGCTCTTACCACCCCAAGATCATCGGCCGAAAAGGGATGGTCATTCAGAAAATCCGCACAGATCACGGGGTACAAATCCAATTCCCACCTGTCAATGCCCCGGATTCGGATCCTGACAGGATTATCCTCACTGGCTATGAACATAATTGTGAGGCCGCCAAGGAAGCCATCTTGAACAAAGTTAAAGAATTG GAAGACCAAGTTAGCGTTGAGGTGCTCATCGACCCGCGTGTTCATCGCCGTTTGATTGGTGCCAAGGGACGCGCCATACGTAAATTCATGGAAACATACAAGGTGGACATCCGCTTCCCATCACTCAACACGTCTGATCCTGTCGTCATTTCCGGTCATGAAGACAATGTGGAGGAGGCTAAAGATCAACTCTTGCTGCTGGAGGAGGAGTAT ATGCAAGATGTACGTGAGGAGATAGAAGACCATGACTTGGTGAATCATTACTTGAACCCACCGAGCAAGCAGAGTAACCAGGTTGGATTTGTCGTTCGTGATGCACCATGGGACAATGTTAAGCGGTCAGACGTCAAAAGGAAAGAACCGCAGGCTCAGTCAAAGCCCAGCGCTCAGGAAAAACCGCTTCCCCCAGATACAAACAACATTGCAGACTTCCCCTGCATCGGTAGCTCGGCTGCCTCGCCACGCCCAACAGCATGGGGCCCATCACGCCGTTGA